The following proteins are co-located in the Equus caballus isolate H_3958 breed thoroughbred chromosome 15, TB-T2T, whole genome shotgun sequence genome:
- the SERTAD2 gene encoding SERTA domain-containing protein 2, translated as MLGKGGKRKFDEHEDGLEGKIVSPSDGPSKVSYTLQRQTIFNISLMKLYNHRPLTEPSLQKTVLINNMLRRIQEELKQEGSLRPVFPASSQPADSLSDSYREAPAPLSHPASPSAHPCDLGSTTPLEACLTPASLLEDDDDTFCTSPAMPPAAPARVSPPALPPEKDSFSSALDEIEELCPTSTSTEATTVAVTDSPKGDSSESSLQKPEGLQEGRPDDSKLMDSLPGNFEITTSTGFLTDLTLDDILFADIDTSMYDFDPCTSTSGTASKMAPVSADDLLKTLAPYSSQPVAPSQPFKMDLTELDHIMEVLVGS; from the coding sequence ATGTTGGGTAAAGGAGGAAAACGGAAGTTTGACGAGCATGAAGATGGGCTGGAAGGCAAAATCGTGTCTCCCTCCGACGGTCCGTCCAAGGTGTCTTACACCTTACAGCGCCAGACTATCTTCAACATTTCCCTTATGAAACTCTATAACCACAGGCCCCTCACAGAGCCCAGCTTGCAGAAGACCGTGCTCATCAACAACATGTTGAGGCGGATCCAAGAGGAGCTCAAACAGGAAGGCAGCCTGAGGCCTGTGTTCCCCGCCTCCTCCCAGCCGGCCGACTCGCTGAGCGACAGCTACCGAGAGGCCCCGGCCCCCCTCAGCCACCCCGCGTCCCCTTCTGCGCACCCCTGCGACCTCGGAAGCACTACGCCCCTGGAGGCCTGCCTCACCCCGGCCTCGCTGCTCGAGGACGATGATGACACTTTTTGCACTTCCCCGGCCATGCCGCCGGCTGCTCCCGCCAGAgtctcccctccagccctcccaccGGAGAAGGACAGCTTCTCCTCGGCCTTGGACGAGATCGAGGAGCTCTGTCCCACATCTACCTCCACCGAGGCCACCACCGTGGCAGTGACTGACAGCCCGAAGGGGGACTCCAGCGAGTCCAGCCTCCAGAAACCCGAGGGGCTCCAGGAGGGCCGGCCTGACGACTCGAAACTGATGGACTCTCTACCCGGGAACTTTGAAATCACGACGTCCACAGGCTTTCTGACAGACTTGACCCTGGACGACATCCTGTTTGCCGACATCGACACGTCGATGTATGATTTTGACCCCTGCACGTCCACGTCGGGGACAGCCTCAAAAATGGCCCCGGTGTCCGCCGACGACCTCCTCAAGACTCTGGCTCCTTACAGCAGTCAGCCCGTCGCCCCGAGTCAGCCTTTCAAAATGGACCTCACAGAGCTGGACCACATCATGGAGGTGCTCGTCGGGTCCTAA